In a genomic window of Oncorhynchus kisutch isolate 150728-3 linkage group LG9, Okis_V2, whole genome shotgun sequence:
- the LOC116375270 gene encoding cadherin-related family member 5-like isoform X1 — MLTPWGLFLCQLVINTSYHVIKASLCLGGSDIFATVGENSPVGEFIANLSIIGDPTGVNSIRLCLTGENANWFYLEGRTIRLNSSVLRVLDRERQGSVLMAALTCYEDDIIQSEYRVIVEILNENDNKPKFVEKTIQPRYISELTAVNSVVFTVKAIDADGDTITYIIDRALPDASYFRIDLPNSGKVILDKPLDYETKTQLQLVIYAVETNTKEWYNTSASLTVHVKDGDDQYPQFLPCTPISQDNKHTVVCTNPVYTVNITEKDQDMLLNFSPGPIHAEDGDRSLDTPLLYSILSGADKNRFQIDNQTAEITLTRRVENRHLTPTFRLRIMASQLNDPKKYSVATALVRVLAENRFPPLFNRTTYKGFIVENSSPATLVSTYGNEVLLIQAIDQDFVDGVNPKMHYSLPPTSATTALYHITQEGVIIAKTDRLRPFERHFLEVVAMDEESGEVAKASVDIELLQRGQPVPRTPFGEERLFRDMDVRMAGGIMGGMLLLLVAILFLLIRWAKRRRRRDPARRGAVILGKHPNVVNSGRPMIPLIEEVCYQNKGFSIDYDASGGSGSLYGRHGVYTRKQSLIPPQPRSHSSHPDCGSRTVTGDMLPILVMPEPLVKDLTPTLISNGRKAERTISMGAVTKDKKEKERNKQRDMEKEEEGEWEKEWERAVDTKEKRYSEGERTDKSRDVVGASSGASSENADVSEASEDQTNTERPQSHRMKTHQIRHPKDGHKSTSEEESETENQYKNMHSVICLSDDYDRAMEDEAGARSRCSSIRTSMGESQRKGSTKQTGDQANRRPSNPQMHHSDSHSGLQTHIEEDAKDAKDAFIQK; from the exons ATGTTGACCCCATGGGGGCTGTTCCTCTGCCAGCTGGTAATAAACACGTCCTACCATGTCATCAAAG CCAGCCTCTGCCTGGGTGGGTCGGACATCTTTGCAACGGTGGGCGAGAACAGCCCCGTAGGAGAGTTCATAGCGAACCTCAGCATCATCGGGGACCCTACAGGAGTCAATAGCATCCGCTTGTGCCTCACCGGAGAGAACGCCAATTGGTTCTACCTTGAAGGGAGAACCATCAGGCTAAACTCATCCGTTTTAAGAGTCCTGGATCGAGAG CGCCAGGGATCTGTATTGATGGCAGCATTAACATGTTATGAAGATGACATAATACAG AGTGAATACAGGGTCATAGTTGAGATCCTGAATGAAAACGACAACAAACCAAAGTTCGTTGAGAAGACTATACAACCACGTTACATAAGTGAG CTCACTGCAGTCAACTCTGTAGTCTTCACCGTCAAGGCCATCGATGCTGATGGAGACACCATCACCTACATCATCGACAGAGCCTTG CCTGATGCCAGCTATTTCAGGATAGACCTACCCAACAGTGGTAAAGTGATCCTGGACAAGCCATTGGACTATGAGACCAAAACCCAGCTGCAGCTAGTCATCTACGCTGTG GAAACCAACACCAAGGAGTGGTACAACACTTCCGCCTCTCTGACTGTGCACGTGAAGGATGGGGACGACCAGTACCCTCAGTTCCTACCGTGCACACCCATTTCCCAGGACAACAAACACACGGTTGTCTGCACCAATCCCGTCTACACAGTCAACATCACAGAAAAGGACCAG GACATGTTACTGAATTTCTCTCCTGGTCCAATTCATGCCGAAGATGGAGACAGAAGCCTTGATACGCCTTTGCTCTACTCCATTCTCTCAG GTGCTGACAAAAATAGGTTTCAGATTGACAACCAAACAGCAGAGATCACATTGACTAGACGGGTGGAAAACAGACACCTGACACCTACATTCCGACTACGCATCATG GCATCTCAGCTGAATGACCCAAAGAAGTACAGTGTGGCGACAGCGCTGGTCCGGGTGCTAGCAGAGAACCGGTTCCCTCCCCTCTTCAACAGAACCACGTACAAGGGCTTCATCGTCGAGAACTCCAGTCCTGCCACGCTAGTCTCCACCTATGGGAACGAGGTGCTTCTCATCCAAGCCATAGACCAGGACTTTGTAGAT GGGGTGAATCCAAAAATGCATTACTCTCTCCCGCCCACATCAGCCACAACTGCACTGTACCACATCACCCAGGAAGGGGTTATCATCGCTAAGACCGACCGCCTACGACCCTTCGAGAGGCACTTCCTCGAG GTGGTCGCTATGGATGAGGAATCAGGTGAGGTTGCTAAAGCCTCAGTCGACATAGAGCTGCTACAAAGAGGCCAGCCAG TTCCACGGACACCTTTCGGAGAAGAGCGGTTGTTCAGGGACATGGATGTGAGGATGGCTGGCGGTATCATGGGTGGGATGCTGCTGCTGTTAGTGGCCATCCTGTTCCTGCTGATCCGATGGGCCAAGAGGAGACGGAGACGGGACCCGGCCAGACGAGGGGCTGTCATCCTGGGGAAGCACCCCAATGTG GTGAACTCGGGCAGGCCCATGATCCCCCTGATTGAGGAGGTCTGCTACCAGAACAAAGGGTTCAGCATAGACTACGATGCCTCGGGAGGTTCCGGAAGCCTCTATGGGAGACATGGGGTCTACACCAGGAAACAGTCACTGATCCCACCACAACCACGCTCCCACAGCAGCCATCCAGACTGCGGCTCCAGGACCGTAACAGGTGACATGTTGCCTATACTGGTGATGCCAGAGCCCTTGGTTAAAGACCTCACTCCTACCCTCATCTCCAATGGCAGGAAAGCTGAGCGCACCATCAGCATGGGGGCTGTGACAAAAGacaagaaggagaaggagaggaataaGCAGAGGGAtatggagaaggaggaagagggggaatgggagaagGAGTGGGAACGCGCCGTTGACACAAAAGAGAAGAGATATTCTGAGGGGGAAAGGACGGATAAGTCAAGAGATGTTGTGGGTGCTTCTAGTGGTGCTTCTAGTGAGAACGCAGATGTAAGCGAGGCCTCTGAGGACCAAACAAACACAGAAAGGCCTCAGAGTCACAGGATGAAAACACACCAAATCAGACATCCTAAAGACGGACACAAAAGCACTTCTGAAGAGGAGTCAGAGACAGAAAACCAATATAAGAATATGCACTCGGTGATCTGTCTGTCAGACGATTATGACAGAGCCATGGAGGATGAAGCTGGAGCCAGGTCCCGTTGCTCCAGCATCAGGACGTCGATGGGGGAATCGCAGCGCAAGGGCTCAACGAAACAAACCGGCGACCAAGCAAACAGACGACCAAGTAACCCACAGATGCACCATTCAGACTCACACTCTGGGCTTCAGACTCACATTGAGGAAGATGCAAAAGATGCAAAAGATGCATTTATTCAAAAATAA
- the LOC116375270 gene encoding cadherin-related family member 5-like isoform X2: MLTPWGLFLCQLVINTSYHVIKASLCLGGSDIFATVGENSPVGEFIANLSIIGDPTGVNSIRLCLTGENANWFYLEGRTIRLNSSVLRVLDRERQGSVLMAALTCYEDDIIQSEYRVIVEILNENDNKPKFVEKTIQPRYISELTAVNSVVFTVKAIDADGDTITYIIDRALPDASYFRIDLPNSGKVILDKPLDYETKTQLQLVIYAVETNTKEWYNTSASLTVHVKDGDDQYPQFLPCTPISQDNKHTVVCTNPVYTVNITEKDQDMLLNFSPGPIHAEDGDRSLDTPLLYSILSGADKNRFQIDNQTAEITLTRRVENRHLTPTFRLRIMASQLNDPKKYSVATALVRVLAENRFPPLFNRTTYKGFIVENSSPATLVSTYGNEVLLIQAIDQDFVDGVNPKMHYSLPPTSATTALYHITQEGVIIAKTDRLRPFERHFLEVVAMDEESGEVAKASVDIELLQRGQPVPRTPFGEERLFRDMDVRMAGGIMGGMLLLLVAILFLLIRWAKRRRRRDPARRGAVILGKHPNVDLHEPCHPLQAP; encoded by the exons ATGTTGACCCCATGGGGGCTGTTCCTCTGCCAGCTGGTAATAAACACGTCCTACCATGTCATCAAAG CCAGCCTCTGCCTGGGTGGGTCGGACATCTTTGCAACGGTGGGCGAGAACAGCCCCGTAGGAGAGTTCATAGCGAACCTCAGCATCATCGGGGACCCTACAGGAGTCAATAGCATCCGCTTGTGCCTCACCGGAGAGAACGCCAATTGGTTCTACCTTGAAGGGAGAACCATCAGGCTAAACTCATCCGTTTTAAGAGTCCTGGATCGAGAG CGCCAGGGATCTGTATTGATGGCAGCATTAACATGTTATGAAGATGACATAATACAG AGTGAATACAGGGTCATAGTTGAGATCCTGAATGAAAACGACAACAAACCAAAGTTCGTTGAGAAGACTATACAACCACGTTACATAAGTGAG CTCACTGCAGTCAACTCTGTAGTCTTCACCGTCAAGGCCATCGATGCTGATGGAGACACCATCACCTACATCATCGACAGAGCCTTG CCTGATGCCAGCTATTTCAGGATAGACCTACCCAACAGTGGTAAAGTGATCCTGGACAAGCCATTGGACTATGAGACCAAAACCCAGCTGCAGCTAGTCATCTACGCTGTG GAAACCAACACCAAGGAGTGGTACAACACTTCCGCCTCTCTGACTGTGCACGTGAAGGATGGGGACGACCAGTACCCTCAGTTCCTACCGTGCACACCCATTTCCCAGGACAACAAACACACGGTTGTCTGCACCAATCCCGTCTACACAGTCAACATCACAGAAAAGGACCAG GACATGTTACTGAATTTCTCTCCTGGTCCAATTCATGCCGAAGATGGAGACAGAAGCCTTGATACGCCTTTGCTCTACTCCATTCTCTCAG GTGCTGACAAAAATAGGTTTCAGATTGACAACCAAACAGCAGAGATCACATTGACTAGACGGGTGGAAAACAGACACCTGACACCTACATTCCGACTACGCATCATG GCATCTCAGCTGAATGACCCAAAGAAGTACAGTGTGGCGACAGCGCTGGTCCGGGTGCTAGCAGAGAACCGGTTCCCTCCCCTCTTCAACAGAACCACGTACAAGGGCTTCATCGTCGAGAACTCCAGTCCTGCCACGCTAGTCTCCACCTATGGGAACGAGGTGCTTCTCATCCAAGCCATAGACCAGGACTTTGTAGAT GGGGTGAATCCAAAAATGCATTACTCTCTCCCGCCCACATCAGCCACAACTGCACTGTACCACATCACCCAGGAAGGGGTTATCATCGCTAAGACCGACCGCCTACGACCCTTCGAGAGGCACTTCCTCGAG GTGGTCGCTATGGATGAGGAATCAGGTGAGGTTGCTAAAGCCTCAGTCGACATAGAGCTGCTACAAAGAGGCCAGCCAG TTCCACGGACACCTTTCGGAGAAGAGCGGTTGTTCAGGGACATGGATGTGAGGATGGCTGGCGGTATCATGGGTGGGATGCTGCTGCTGTTAGTGGCCATCCTGTTCCTGCTGATCCGATGGGCCAAGAGGAGACGGAGACGGGACCCGGCCAGACGAGGGGCTGTCATCCTGGGGAAGCACCCCAATGTG